The sequence CGGCTCTTTATCAATTGCTATTCAGTACTATACGGAAGCCAGTGTAAAAATGATTGTACCGAAAACCGTTTTTATGCCGCAACCAAGGGTGGATTCAGCTGTTCTGCACTTAGAAAAACGCGAGACACCTCCTGTGCATCTGCAAGATGAAGCATTCTTTTTTCAATTGGTACAGGCTAGCTTTCAGCAAAGACGGAAAACTTTACGCAATAATTTAACGAGACATTTCAAAGAAGTATTGACCAAGCCGGAAATCGAGCAAGGCTTTGAACAGATTGGTATTGATGGCACAAGACGCGGAGAATCGCTGACCATGCAAGAATTCGCTGATTTAGCTAATTATTTCTATGAGCAAACGAAAGGAAATTCCTAAATAAATAGGAATTTTCTTTTTTTATACATATTTTTTTAAATTATAGGTAACCTATGTACAGAACTTCCAAATTTTTTTGTTGACATCCTTCAATTATTATTGATATAATAGAATATTTTTGGTTGACGGATGGACAAGAATAGTGTATAATAAAATTAGTGAGGTGGAGAGTATTGGCAAAATCATTGGTTGAAATCAAACAAGGTTTAGATGGAAATGTCGGTAAACGTCTAAGAATTAAAGCAAATGGTGGAAGAAAGAAAACCATCGAACGGTACGGAACTTTAGCTGAAACATATCCTTCCGTTTTTATTGTTGAATTGGATCAAGAAGAAAATGCATTCGAACGTGTATCTTATAGCTATGCAGATATTTTAACTGAGACAGTTGAACTTAATTTTACGGAAGAACTTGAAGCAGTAGCAGGCGAGCAGTAAACATTGTTTGCTGCTTTTTTGTTTGCGCAAAAAAGGTACGCTGTACTGCCTGATTTTACCTCGCATCAATCAGCTTCCCAAGCACAAGCTATGATTGTCGTAAAACACGA is a genomic window of Gracilibacillus salinarum containing:
- the veg gene encoding biofilm formation stimulator Veg — encoded protein: MAKSLVEIKQGLDGNVGKRLRIKANGGRKKTIERYGTLAETYPSVFIVELDQEENAFERVSYSYADILTETVELNFTEELEAVAGEQ